The following coding sequences are from one Diachasmimorpha longicaudata isolate KC_UGA_2023 chromosome 6, iyDiaLong2, whole genome shotgun sequence window:
- the LOC135164116 gene encoding uncharacterized protein LOC135164116 produces the protein MQQEGTPKFLKYHQGSVRSVAFSPRERYLFCSGGYDGKIIFYSALRMESLMHYQITPHYITQAKNVNAVKFTSDGSKVIAVTNARRLVVIDVERGTQLLSYDNCAFGGKDRTGLATDPARPNLAISVAVNGKGLTLVDLRMPLPLDFIYDLHRSVIRDICFLPSSWPWQNSILTGGTDGTCKVSSPEGRVLHSFQTGHSVNTVCVTPEPFSRTAEDGYYSLIMSGGELVSAYVPNTGIQQLLKEHKDSPVWKLRYTSNGSTLYSVCDGGILRRYRRYPDHHEHIGEVYRHKGDIQDLDVSAWDEYVITASKDRSVGILLLGSPNHGFTEYTELT, from the exons ATGCAACAGGAGGGAACACCTAAGTTCCTGAAGTATCATCAGGGTAGCGTGAGAAGCGTCGCATTCAGTCCAAGG GAAAGGTACTTATTTTGCTCCGGAGGTTacgatggaaaaattatattctacTCTGCCCTGCGGATGGAGTCACTCATGCACTATCAGATAACACCGCATTATATCACCCAGGCCAAGAACGTCAATGCTGTTAAATTCACCTCAGATGGATCCAAA GTCATTGCAGTTACCAATGCTCGTAGATTAGTGGTAATTGATGttgagagagggacacaattGTTGAGTTACGACAATTGTGCATTTGGGGGAAAGGACCGCACTGGATTGGCCACTGATCCTGCTCGGCCGAATTTAGCTATTTCTGTTGCTGTCAATGGAAAAGGATTGACACTGGTTGACCTCAGGATGCCTCTGCCACTAGATTTTATTTATGAC TTACATCGCTCTGTCATAAGGGATATATGCTTTTTGCCGTCCTCGTGGCCATGGCAAAATTCAATATTGACCGGTGGTACCGATGGTACATGTAAAGTATCATCCCCCGAGGGACGGGTGTTGCATTCTTTTCAGACTGGACACAGTGTCAACACTGTTTGTGTCACACCAGAGCCTTTCAGCAGAACCGCTGAAGATGGATATTACA GTTTAATAATGAGTGGAGGTGAACTTGTATCCGCTTACGTACCAAACACTGGTATCCAGCAATTGCTCAAGGAACACAAAGACTCACCAGTATGGAAGTTGCGTTATACTTCCAATGGAAGTACTTTATATTCTGTCTGTGACGGAGGAATTCTGAGACGTTACAGGAGGTACCCTGATCACCATGAGCACATTGGTGAGGTCTATCGTCACAAGGGAGATATTCAGGACCTTGATGTCTCCGCCTGGGACGAAT aCGTTATCACGGCTTCCAAAGATCGCAGCGTTGGAATTCTTCTTCTCGGCTCGCCCAATCACGGTTTCACAGAGTACACTGAACTCACCTGA
- the LOC135163811 gene encoding leucine-rich repeat transmembrane neuronal protein 2-like → MNLSAILLILLRVFTTSSSNPLGTTDCRIHNHLYICLNDLNHLQNLAFEDANAVQTIDDIELHIESLDITDTSERSFYDVRNTTALYMSDNRLRVIRKYYFHALDQLTYLDLKNNDINEIEDSAFVRLSSLETLLIDGNRITRLGPTIWKGLTSLRELYATNNSIVLRKNIFRGLRQLETLALDANEISEIPTGTFNGLPHMDLLYLSRNEIVSLHQDVFRGLTELNELDLSRNRIVTIPSGLFRNMASLHSLWLNANRIASLQTGCFDGLECLSFLFLSGNELESVDMAIFEMMRKVSIEPGFIIDGTLSSNLTVVRGMVRCESTGSEEPYSCEEV, encoded by the coding sequence ATGAATCTCTCGGCAATTCTCCTCATTCTCCTCCGTGTCTTCACCACCAGCTCATCAAACCCACTGGGTACAACGGACTGTCGTATTCACAATCATCTGTACATCTGCCTGAACGATCTCAATCACCTCCAAAATCTCGCATTCGAGGACGCAAATGCAGTACAAACAATCGACGATATCGAACTGCATATCGAGTCACTCGATATCACTGATACGTCAGAGAGATCGTTCTATGACGTGAGAAATACCACAGCCCTCTACATGTCTGACAATCGGCTTCGAGTCATCAGAAAGTATTATTTCCATGCACTCGATCAATTGACATATCTCGATCTCAAAAACAACgatatcaatgaaattgagGACAGTGCATTTGTGAGACTGTCGAGCCTCGAGACACTTCTGATCGATGGTAATCGCATAACGAGATTGGGACCAACTATTTGGAAGGGATTGACATCCCTCAGGGAGCTCTACGCTACCAACAATTCAATTGTCCtgaggaaaaatatattcagaGGACTGAGACAACTGGAGACATTGGCTCTTGATGCCAATGAGATTTCCGAAATACCCACTGGCACATTCAATGGTCTTCCACATATGGAtcttctctatctctccagAAATGAAATAGTTTCACTTCATCAGGATGTATTTCGTGGCTTGACAGAACTCAATGAACTCGATTTATCCAGAAATCGGATTGTCACGATTCCCAGTGGACTCTTCCGGAATATGGCTTCATTGCATTCATTGTGGCTCAATGCAAATCGTATTGCCTCACTGCAGACTGGTTGCTTCGATGGACTCGAGTGTTTGTCGTTTCTGTTTCTCAGTGGAAATGAACTTGAATCCGTTGATATGGCAATTTTCGAGATGATGAGGAAAGTTTCGATTGAACCCGGGTTTATCATTGATGGAACTTTGAGCAGTAATTTGACGGTTGTCAGGGGAATGGTGAGGTGTGAGAGCACTGGAAGTGAGGAGCCTTACAGTTGTGAAGAAGTTTAA